The following nucleotide sequence is from Psilocybe cubensis strain MGC-MH-2018 chromosome 13, whole genome shotgun sequence.
agtccTGAAGTCCTGAAAATTCGGGACACCAGCCTCCACAGATAATTTGTTTGGATCGATCAAATCTCCCGAGGctgagtccgagtccgaatTTCAACATTTTTTCAGTATTAGTGTTCACAGTTCACACCACACTCTGCACACTACACAGTGCACAGTGCACAGTGCATGGTGCGTGGTTAGAAGTGTATAAAGTGATCACAATCGCAAAATGATGAATCAGGACTCGGAACTGGCAGTCGGAAATTGGGATCGATGGTTCGGTCAGGTTGAAGTCCTGAAGCGAAGTCCTGaagtttgaagtttgaagtcctgaggcctgaagcttgaaacttgaagtcCGGATGCCTGAGGCCTGAAATCCTGAAGTCCTGAAGTCCGGAAGTCCGGAAGCTTGAAGAAGTTCGGAAGtcctgaagcttgaaatcCTGAAAATTCGGGGCACAAGCCTCAACAGatattttgtttgttttcgTGCAGGGTGGCGCGTGGCTTCACAGAATCACTGAAATTAAATCACAGAGTCAGAGTAAGAGTCACAGAACCAGGATCACACATCTCGGACACATCGACACATCGACATGTCTGaatatcaacatcaacatatcGAAGAGTATCATCATCGACATATCGAAGCATCGAGATATCGAAGGATCGATGTATCAGGCGTGGATTATGGATTATGGATTAAATCTGATATCTCTGAGCACGGAGAATGTGACGACTCACTAGTCGAGCTGCCAGTGTCGTGTGCCGTCCAGAAATCCAAAACTCGCAAACTCGAAAATTGAGTCACATCTCGGACACATCGACATATCGAAGAAATTGCCTCGTCCCATATCAAAgtatcgacatcgacatctcGAAGAAGTACCAACATGGACATATCGAGGTATCATCGTCGACATCTCGAAGAGTATCATCGTCGATATATCGAAGGATCGATGTATCAGGCGTGGATTATATCGGATATCTCTGACCATGGCGCCATGGCGAGTGTAACGACCAGTCGAATTGAGGCTACTAGGTCGTGTCGAGTCGTGTCGTATGCTGTCCAGAAATCCAGAAATCGAAAACTCGAATCGTAAATCGTGGATGATGTTGATCGCCGTGCAAGTGAGGTTCAAGTTGAAAGCAAAGACTCAAGCCTAGAGAGAGGGGCACAGTAGCAAGCCAATAACCTcaaatatcaacagagccaaatacaaattaCAAATGACGACCCGCGTGCCGAAAGGCGAAGAGGGTTTGTCTCCGAGTTTGTCTCCGAGTCCAAACGCTGCTTTCTTTCTTGGTCATCAGCTTCTTGCTCCTAGTCCTCGTCTCCAAGGGGGTCCAATCTCTCCAGAAGCCAGAACCAATCTACGCCAATTCAGTTAAGTTAAGTAAGATGTGAATTGGACGTTGAAGTTGAGAGCAAGTTGAGAGGTGAAAGGTGAAAGGTGCAGTAAAGGTGCAGTAAAGGTGAAAGGTGAAGGGTGCAGTGAAGGGTGCGTACCGTATCCTCGAAAGCATTGACAACGCGCCCCGGCTACggctggtggtggtaggtTTACTCGTGCGGATACCAGTGACACTGACAGCAGGCATCGAATTTTCGGGTTCGTACTTGAAAGTCTTCGATTCAAATTCAGACTTGGAGATATCAATTTCAGAGGAAAGCATGATTCGCAGGCGTAAACGGAGAAAGGACGAAAAGTGCGTCTCTGCGTATATCTGGCTGCCTGTGTGTCTGTTCTAGTACCCACTCATCAGACGCCGATAATCCTCAAGCTCTTAAATACACTCGGAAACGTATTCAAACGTGAATCCGACAAGAAAGCAAATGCATCGAACAGGGCAGCCGGAGTCTAGTCCGAAAAATCCAGCACCAAAGCCAGAATGCCACACACGACACACGacacactcacactcacactcgTGTCTTGCGCCTTGCGTCTTCCGTCCTGCGTCTGGTACATCGAAGGACAAACACCAACGCTGCCCACAGTCCTTCTGTCCGAATATTATCTATCATCTGGATTGTGTATTCAGCCTGTCGACactgttctgttctgttctctTCGCTAGGTAAGACGGTCGGGTGTGTGGCAATGGTAAGTTGGTAATCGAGGGTAGTACGTGCGGTGGACTGGCGATAGTTTTTAGTTTGTAGCTTGTAGCCTGCAGCCCAAAAAAAGACGCGGAAAAGACACGGACAAAAACGCACACGAGCGTGAGTCCGTGACGCGAAAGATGCCCACAGCATAGCACAGACGTGCTCAGTGACAGATACAAAAAAAGAGGATCGAGGATCGACGACTCTGAAAATAGGATGTTGGATGTTGATTTAATCGATGAACCACGATGCACGTTGATGCGATGAGCGTCGAATAAGCAGACCGTAGATGGctgttcaacgttcaagcTCCAACCATCAATTGCAAGCTTTGTTGGGACAACCTTTCGCGCGCTAAAAACTAGAAGCTAAAACTTAAAACTTAAAACTTAAAATTAATCCAGTCAAAAAGTTAGTTTGCATTTACATTTACATATATGCGCTGAATTTTTGAAGTGGAGAGTGGAAAGTGGAAAGTGGAAAGTGGAAAGTGGAAAGTGGAAAGTGGAAAGTGGATCGTACCACGCGATATTGCGATATTATAATCGCAAAATGTCGAGTTCGAGTacgaggctgaggctgaggctgaggagCCTGGCGTGCCGCGTGCGCCCGTACACATGCATACATACCGCTAGGCTCTAGCGCCGTTTTGTCCTGCTTTTTTTTAGCGCTTGATCATCGATCGAGTACAATGGGACGATGGTACGATAACCACACGAGAACCAGCGAGCTCGATCTCCAGACCTGTACACTGTACACTGTGCACAATCCAGAAGTCATCAAATCGATAAACCGATCGATCAAATCTCCCGAGGctgagtccgagtccgaatTTCAACATTTTTTCATTATTAGTGTTCACACCACACTACAAAGTGCACACTACACACTACACACTACACTGCACACTATACAGTGCACAGTGCATGGTCATGGTGCATGGTGCGTGGTTAGCGGTGTATAAAGTGATCACGATCGCAAAATGATGAATCAGGACTCGGGACTCGGGACGCGGATCGGAAATTGGGATCGATGATTCGGTCAGGTTGAAGTCCTGAAGCGAAGTCCTGAAGCGAAGTCCTGaagtttgaagtttgaagtcctgaggcctgaagcttgaagtccGGAAGCCTGAggcctgaagcttgaaatcctgaggcctgaagcttgaaatcCGGATGCCTGAggcctgaagcttgaagtccTGAAGTCCTGAAAATTCGGGACACCAGCCTCCACAGATAATTTGTTTGGATCGATCAAATCTCCCGAGGctgagtccgagtccgaatTTCAACATTTTTTCAGTATTAGTGTTCACAGTTCACACCACACTCTGCACACTACACAGTGCACAGTGCACAGTGCATGGTGCGTGGTTAGAAGTGTATAAAGTGATCACAATCGCAAAATGATGAATCAGGACTCGGAACTGGGAGTCGGAAATTGGGATCGATGGTTCGGTCAGGTTGAAGTCCTGAAGCGACGTCCTAAAGTCCGGAAGCCTGAGACCTGAAATTTGAAGTTCGGAGGCCTGAGGCCTGAAGACATTCCTGAAGCCTGAAGACCTGAAGACCTGAAAACATAATCCTGATAATTCGGGGCACCAGCCTCCACAGATAATTTACCTGTTTTCCGTGCAGCGTGGCTTCACAGAGTCAGAACCAGAATCacagaaaatcaaatcaaatcaaatcaaatcacaTCTCGGACACATCGACACGTCGACATGTCTGAGTATCAGCATCGCCATATCGAAGTATCGACTCGAGAGTATCAGCATCGACATATCGACATATCGAAGCATCGACATATCGAGATATCGAAGCATCGAGATATCGAAGTATCGATGTATCGAAGTATCGAAGGATCGATGTATCAGGCCTGGATTATGGATTATGGATTATGGATTAAATCTGATATCTCTGAGCACGGAGAATGTGACAACTCACGAGTCTCGTCGAGCGCGAGCTGCCAGTGTCGTGTGCTGTCCAGAACACCAGAAATCGAAAACTTGAAAACTTGAAAACTTGAATCACATCTCGGACATCTCGGACACATCTCCACATCGACATATCGAAGAAAATGCATCGTCCCGTATCGAaatatcgacatcgacatctcGAAGAAGTACCAACATGGACATATCGAGGTATCAGCATCATCGTCGACATCTCGAAGTATCGGAGTATCATCGTCGATATATCGAAGGATCGATGTATCAGGCATGGAGTCGAGGATACGTCGTGTAGTGTGCTGTCCAGAACTCGAAAACTGCTGACCAGAAAAGATCGTGTGACGTGCATCGTAAATCGTGGGATATGGAGTAAATTGcatccttgtccttgtccagAAATTGGGAAGGATGGAGGTAGGATGTAGGATGTAGGATGGGCAAAGGATGGGAAGATAAAGATCCGGCAGCAAGCCAACAGCTTTAAATAGCAACAGAGCCAAATACAAATGACAAATGACGACCCGCGTGCCGAAAAGCGAAGAGGGTTTGTCTCCGAGTTTGTCTCCGAGTCCAAACGCtactttgtttctttcttggtCATCGGCCCTCGTTCTTGTTTCTCGTCTCCAAGGGGTCCAATCCCCAGAATCCATAATCCAGAACTCAGAACCCAGAAGCCAGAAGAAGCCAATCTACACCTACAAAATGTCTGTCGGTACACCAAGCCGCCAGGCGATTCTGAGCCTGTACCATAACATGCTGCGCACGTCGCAGTCGTTCAGCTCGTACAACTTCCGCGAGTACTTTGTGCGGCGCACAAAGGACACGTTCCGCGCTATCCAGGTGAGCGTCGCTCTCTCTCTACACATCCCGCACAGCGTGGTGCTGAGCTGAGCTGGTATTTGATTTTGCTTGCAGAACGAATCGGACCCTGAGCGCGTACGCTCGCTCTACTCTGACGCCGTCAGAGAAAGCACTGTGCTCCGCCGCAGTGCCATCGTCAACCAGCTATATGGTGGTTGGAAGCTCGCTGTCGAGGTCCAGGATAAGCAGAAGCAATCGGATTCGACGCTTGAGCGGGCGGACTCGTAAACACTTTTTCTTTGGTGGAAGCTTGACAATATGGCTGGGACCGGAGCACgcagggaagggaagggaagggaagggcAGAGAGGAGAGATACGCAGCAAGTTCCATGCCGGATGGAACGAGACGCAAAGCCTCGAATACAAGTCGTCGACTCTTTGCACAAAAAATCTGTATAGACAAGTGGTGTATGATAACTAGCAGCGCCTTGCAATTTCACTTGCTCTTCCTCCCCTCCTAAGTATCAAACTGGCAAATTACATGCGATGCGCCTTTTAATGTATTCAACATCTCCCCTCTTTTTCTTACGATGTCTTAGTCGATGAAGTCGAATCAGCACCATCTTTACCCTCCgcactcggactcggactcgaaCTCTTACCCCCCCAAAAACGCCACCCACCGCTCTGCTTAACCGCCTCcgtcgtgctcgtgctcgtcgCCGTCGTCGGCTCCTTATCCTCCTTGGGCTTATTCACCACCGGCCCCTTAACAGTCATCTTCCCACCCTCAACACCAACCGCCTTCTCCATCCTCGTCACCTCCTCCGCATTCCTCAAGCGCTCCTCAAACTCCCGCTTCTCCTGCGCCTTCTTGTGCTTCTGCGcctccgtctccgtctccttcCCCGTCTCACCcgcagaagaggaagaggaagaggaagaagcagacTGCGACCGCGCCGACTCGATCCCAAACTTCTCCTTCATCCACTCACGGCCCCACGTCGAGCCGAGAAGGAGCGCGCCGACAGTGAGCCCCTGCAGGCCGACCCGCGCGCGCAGCCAGTAGTTCATGTCTTTGGGCTTGCCTGCGCGGAGCTTTGCGGCGGACATGATTAGGGCGCCGCATGTTGCTAGGCATCCTGTGTGGGAGGGGGGTGTGGgtggggaggggaggggggagAGGGGGAGAGTGTGAgtcaagcaaaaaaaagcgTGTGCACGCAAGGCAGGAAGGTGAAAGAAAGACGTACCGAGAGGGACCCACGGGTTCTCATTGAACTTGCGCGCAAACTTGTCGCTCCACGTCTCCAGCGGGTCCTGGTACCCTCCCGAAACGGAAGCGGGAGCGGAAGTTGTTGTtggaggtgggggtgggggtgtaGACATTTTTGTGGCCTTTTAGTTATATAGTATGTCCAAGTCGAGTTGTAGTCGCAGTTTTACTCGAGTTGTGTCGATTCAGAGAGGGGAGGCGAGTCGTACTTGGATCGTATCGTAGCGTCCTTCCTACTCAAAGCGAAAGCGCAAAAACGACCCTATAAAAGGTGACATTGACAAAAGATACAATGTGAGCTCAATATGCGCGGTCCATGTTTTAGTAAATAAAAAACAAGCTCACAGTATCGTATTGTCTCGGTATTATCACCAATGACTAGCAAAGCTCTAAGCTCTAAGGGTCCTAGATCCCTTATACACGTCCCAAGCTCGCGAAAAAGCTGCGCAAGTTATACAATGTCGttgtggtagtggtggttCCAGATGGTGGTAGTGTGAGGACGGAAGGCAAGCCGTGTTGCGCTCGCACCCGCTCCCGTTCCCGCACCCGTTCCTGCTTCGGGTTCCCTTTTAGGAAACCGCGAGATTTTCttaaattttattttttctgaCGGCAGGCAGGCAGTGGTTATTTTCGTAAAACCGACTCGGAGCTCTCCTccgcgttcgcgttcgcgttcgcacTCAGCGCTTTATTTTCAACGCTCGATATCTGGATATCCATCGCATACAATATACAGTATATATTTACATCACAGATAAAAAGCGGCGTGTCTGGATCTATCGTGTCAACTAACTTGAATAATCGCATATGTAACTTGAAGTAGATTGATCCAAGATAGAATTATTCGAGATTCGAGATTCGAGCTTCCTTTTTTCTACTTGTGTTTATTATATTACAGCGGGCAGTCAGTCAGTATGTAAGTATACATAACCAATCTAATCCAAGGGGGGCGGTGGGTGGTTGCACCTTGAAAGGATCAATAACAATGAATAAATGGATAAAAGGATGGATGGATaaatggatggatggacagTAAACGGGTGCACTGGTGCGTGAGTGATTCAGAAAACAACGAAGAAAACTTTCGAGGCAATCGACAATCGACAATCCTAATCGTAATCGTAATCCATATCCGAAATATCTGATTCCATCCAATCATCCAATGATCCAATCTAGCGTGTCGCGACGGTCAAGGGTTACGGGTAGATAAGGTACTTGAATGGGTAGACGGTTAGGTTGGATTAGGGAGGGTAGGGTAGGATGGGATAAGGAATGGCGGGGTAGAGTAGGGTAGGGTAGAGTAGGGGGGTAGAGTAGGGTAGGGTATCATGCAGCATCGACAACTGTAACTGTCCCATCTTCCTATTATACTAGAGAAATCAGCTATACAATCAACTGGACGCATAACGCATACATACAGAAACGTTATTAaactcaccaccaccatcatcatcatcaaaaaacACCAGCGATCGcacactcgcactcgcactcgcactcgcactcgcactccacccgcacccgcacccgcacccgcacccgcacacACAAACGCAAAAGGCAAACGCAAAGCACGCCCACCAACCACCAACCACCAATCACCCGCCATGAAGCGTAGAAATAAACAcgacctcatctccattcttcAGCTCGTACTCGCCCTCTCCCTCGAGTTCCCAGTCGGTGTCGTTGATCAGGACGAGGATGCCTGGACGGCTGGTGTTGGCCAtgtcgatatcgatatcgatgcgatattgatattgatattgattcGATGTGTAAGTGTAAGTATAAGTGTAAGTGTAAGAGTAAGAGTAAGAGTAAGAGTAAGAGTAAGAGTAAGAGTAAGAGTAAGAGTAAGAGTAAGAGTAAGAGTAAGAGTAAGAGTAAGAGTAAGAATAAGAACAAGGTCGTCAGTTATTTGAATCCGGTGTCGAgaagcaaaaagaaacaaagcaCAGATCACTCACACAGTACCCTTCTCCATGAACAGCTCAACGCGCTCGGTAAGCATGTGGTCGCGCATGTAATGGATCAGATAGGCCACGTCTAcgtttttcgtttctttctCTATCACCGTCaccgtgtccgtgtccgtcTCTGTTCCCGTCCCCGACGTCGTTCCTGTtcccgtcgtcgtcgtcgtcgaggaAGAAGTAGATGCGGAAGCGGAAGCGGGGtaaggagaaggagacagGGAAAGAGAAGTAGAATTATCAACAGGGACAACAGCGGGTATATCAACGCGGTACGACCGCTTGTTGGCGAAGAGGAGCTCGAGGCCGCCGCCGAATTCGAGTTTTATGGAGATTGTTGACATTGGATGTTGAGGCtctggttttttttgggggggagggggggttttggtttttggggggtatggtggtggtggtggttcgGGTTctggtttttgtttttggttttgcgCTTTCTGCTTTCTGATTTGTTTTC
It contains:
- a CDS encoding LYR motif-containing protein 4, coding for MSVGTPSRQAILSLYHNMLRTSQSFSSYNFREYFVRRTKDTFRAIQNESDPERVRSLYSDAVRESTVLRRSAIVNQLYGGWKLAVEVQDKQKQSDSTLERADS
- a CDS encoding Respiratory supercomplex factor 1, mitochondrial; amino-acid sequence: MSTPPPPPPTTTSAPASVSGGYQDPLETWSDKFARKFNENPWVPLGCLATCGALIMSAAKLRAGKPKDMNYWLRARVGLQGLTVGALLLGSTWGREWMKEKFGIESARSQSASSSSSSSSAGETGKETETEAQKHKKAQEKREFEERLRNAEEVTRMEKAVGVEGGKMTVKGPVVNKPKEDKEPTTATSTSTTEAVKQSGGWRFWGGKSSSPSPSAEGKDGADSTSSTKTS
- a CDS encoding Ubiquitin-related modifier 1 produces the protein MSTISIKLEFGGGLELLFANKRSYRVDIPAVVPVDNSTSLSLSPSPYPASASASTSSSTTTTTGTGTTSGTGTETDTDTVTVIEKETKNVDVAYLIHYMRDHMLTERVELFMEKGTVRPGILVLINDTDWELEGEGEYELKNGDEVVFISTLHGG